The region ATGTTGTTCCACCCCGCCCGGACGATGCCCTTGTAGTCGACGCCCGAGTGCCGGTAGAAGTTCCGGTCCTCGGCAGCGGCCACCGCGTCCTGCACGTGCTGCGGGATCTGGTTGATGGTGACGAAGGTGCGGTTCTCGCTGCCCAGCTTGGCCAACGCGGTCTTGCCGTCCTTGGCGTAGACGGTGGTGGACAGCGGCAACGGCAACTCGTCGGGCATGACGACGTTTGTCGAGTAGTAGGTGAAGCCGACCACGCCGATGCCGGCGAGCATGATGAAGGCCGCGAACGCGGCGATCATCAGGTTCATCCGCTTGCGCTTCTTCGACCGTGCCGCGGCACCCGAGCCACCCGCGCCACGGCCGCTCCGACCTGGACCGTTGGGTCCGCCGGGGCCGCCAGGGCCACCAGGGCCAGCGGAGACCGGTGACACGCTCGCCCGCGCGACCGCGGCACGACCACCCACCGACGCGGAGCCGACACTTGCCCGGCCCGCCGAGGCGGTGCCGACGGAGGCCGCACCGACGGCGGCGGCACCGACCACGGCCCGACCCGCTGGCGCGCCGGGTGCCGGGGACACGGGCACCGAGGCTCGGCCAGCACCAGCGCGTCCGGCGGCCGCACCCGGCGCCGGCGACACCGGCACCGAAGCTCGCCCGGAGCGACCCGGGGTCGCCGAACCCACCGGGGCGGATCCGGCCGCCGCAGCGCCACGCGGCGGCACCGAGGCCGATCCACCGACAGTGGCCCGCCCACCGGCGGCCCGCGGTGTCACCGAGGCACGACCCGGGGTCGCCGCGCCGCCCTCCGAGGCCGACCAGCCACCCCCACGGAGGTCACCGCCGGGTCCGGGGTCACCGTCCGGACCCGGGTACTGGGCCCGCCCGCGCGCAGAACTGGGATCGCCGTACGAGTTCATTCCTCACACCCTGCCGGTCGCGGTGGGGCGCGACTGCGCCGCCACCGGGTTGCCGTGAGTTGCTTCACCCGGAACACCGGCACGGGGGTGCCGTTTCACCGGGGCACTTGCAGTATCAATCGGGCCAATCGGACTAACGAGCGGTCGACCGTCCCGGGTTTCGTCTGTGGCTCCGGGGCCGGTCCAACCTGCTTCGATCACCGTTGCGCCTCTCGCCTCCGCCGACCCACACCTTCGGCTGCCACGTCCTGCTCGCCGGTGCCGTCGCTGTCGCCGGCCAGACCGTCCCGGCCGAGCAGGTACTGCTCGACGAGATGGTTCCAGTCACAACCGAGGCACACCTCCACCACGAAGACCTGGAACTCACGCAGCGTCATCGCCAGCACGGGCAACTCGGCAAGTGTCCGGGCCTGCCCGGCGGACTGCTTGAGTTCGTCGCCGTAAATGTAGTGGACGAGGGTCAGGTTCTCACTGCGGCAGATCGGGCAGCGCCGGTCGGTCGGCTCACCGTGGAAGCGGGCGGCGTTCTTCAGGTACGGCGATGCGTCGCAGACGTCGTACGTGCCGACCCGGCCGGCCAGGAGCTCACGCAGCACTGCTCGCTTCTGGAGCGAGTAGTCGACGACCTGGCGCTGCGTACGCATGCGGAGAAGGGTACGCGGTCCGGCCCGAGCAGGCGACCACGCTCACGATCCGTGACGAAGGCACCTCGGAGAGGGGGTTTGCCCTGGCTCGCACGACCCGCTAACGTGCGATGTATCGGTCCGATACATCGCGGCGGTTACCACTCCACGCCGGAGGGTAAAGAGAGGGTGGCCAGTGCTTGAGTTCGCCATCCTCGGCCTCCTGCAGGAGTCTCCGATGCACGGCTATGAGCTGCGCAAGGAGTTGACCGCCAAACTCGGCGCGATCCGGGCGGCGATCAGCTACGGCTCGCTCTACCCGACCCTGCGCAGGCTGCAGGCGGCGGGATGGATCACCGAAGCTGCCGAGACACCCGCCACTGCCGAGGAGGTTCCCGCGCTGACCAGCCGACGAGGTCGGGTGGTCTACAAAATCACCGCGGAAGGCAAGGAACGCTTCGCCCAGCTGATTGCGCAGGCCGGGCCCGAGACGTATGACGACACGGGCTTCGGGGTGCACTTCGCGTTCTTCGCCCGGACCGACCAGGCGACCCGCCTGCGCATTCTGGAGGGTCGCCGCCGCAAGATCGAGGAGCGTCGCGAAGGGCTTCGCGACGTGCTTGGCCGGGCGGCCGAGCGCCTCGACGCTTACACGCTGGAACTGCAGCGCCACGGCCTTGATGCCTGTGAGCGCGAGGTCCGCTGGCTGGAGGAGCTCATCGCCAACGAGCGCTCCGGCCGAGCCCCGACGGTCCCGAACATCGGGACAGCCGGCGG is a window of Micromonospora sp. WMMD961 DNA encoding:
- a CDS encoding DUF5318 domain-containing protein, translated to MRTQRQVVDYSLQKRAVLRELLAGRVGTYDVCDASPYLKNAARFHGEPTDRRCPICRSENLTLVHYIYGDELKQSAGQARTLAELPVLAMTLREFQVFVVEVCLGCDWNHLVEQYLLGRDGLAGDSDGTGEQDVAAEGVGRRRREAQR
- a CDS encoding PadR family transcriptional regulator, whose translation is MLEFAILGLLQESPMHGYELRKELTAKLGAIRAAISYGSLYPTLRRLQAAGWITEAAETPATAEEVPALTSRRGRVVYKITAEGKERFAQLIAQAGPETYDDTGFGVHFAFFARTDQATRLRILEGRRRKIEERREGLRDVLGRAAERLDAYTLELQRHGLDACEREVRWLEELIANERSGRAPTVPNIGTAGGRREDNSPPPPGETRNERP